A stretch of Micropterus dolomieu isolate WLL.071019.BEF.003 ecotype Adirondacks unplaced genomic scaffold, ASM2129224v1 contig_12758, whole genome shotgun sequence DNA encodes these proteins:
- the LOC123966134 gene encoding olfactory receptor 6N2-like: protein MEDEFNVTYVTLAGYVQVDEYRFLYFVIMLTVYILILCSNCTIVYLIWIHQSLHEPMYIFIAALLLNSVLFCTAIYPKLLIDVLSDKQIISYSACLFQFHMFYSVGGSEFLLLAAMSYDRYVSICKPLQYPTIMNKTTVCIFLVLAWILPASQVAVPAALSANQKLCSFILKAIFCNNTVYKLQCVVSRAQIIYDMVVLLNVALLPVLFILFTYTRIFLITYRSSREVRKKAVQTCLPHLIVLINFSCLCAYDVITVRLESDFPITVRLIMTLQIVMYHPLFNPIMYGLKMREISKHLKKLFCPAKTI, encoded by the coding sequence ATGGAGGATGAATTCAATGTAACATATGTAACTCTTGCAGGGTATGTGCAAGTGGACGAATAcagatttctttattttgtgattaTGTTGACAGTATATATTCTAATACTCTGCAGTAATTGTACTATTGTGTACCTTATCTGGATTCACCAAAGCCTCCACGAGcctatgtacatttttattgcagCTTTGTTATTGAACTCTGTACTTTTCTGCACTGCTATCTACCCAAAGCTGTTGATTGATGTTTTATCTGATAAACAAATCATATCTTATTCAGCCTGTCTCTTTCAATTCCATATGTTTTACTCTGTAGGCGGTTCAGAATTCTTACTGTTGGCAGCCATGTCCTATGACAGGTATGTTTCTATATGTAAACCTCTGCAATATCCAACCATCATGAACAAAACTACTGTCTGTATTTTCTTGGTTTTAGCCTGGATTCTGCCTGCCTCTCAGGTTGCAGTGCCAGCTGCACTGAGTGCTAATCAAAAACTCTGTagctttattttaaaagcaatttTTTGCAACAATACAGTTTATAAACTTCAATGTGTGGTCTCAAGAGCTCAAATAATATATGATATGGTAGTTTTGCTAAATGTTGCACTTCTTCCTGTTCTTTTCATACTTTTTACGTACACAAGGATATTTTTAATAACCTATCGAAGTAGTAGAGAAGTCAGGAAAAAAGCTGTACAGACCTGTTTACCCCATCTGATAGTTTTAATCAACTTCtcctgtttgtgtgcatatgatGTCATCACAGTTCGACTGGAATCTGACTTTCCAATAACTGTACGTTTAATAATGACTTTACAAATAGTAATGTATCATCCTCTCTTTAATCCAATCATGTATGGACTAAAAATGAGAGAAATTTCTAAACACCTGAAGAAGCTGTTCTGTCCAGCCAAAACGATCTGA